The following proteins are co-located in the Blastopirellula sediminis genome:
- a CDS encoding divalent metal cation transporter, with product MSESNAPAPSSPQGKHAQTDREILQEAHEKGTMATLFAFVRLSGPGWLQSAITLGGGSLAGALYLGSLGGVNMLWLQLMAIIMGVVMLSAISYVTLSTGKKPFGEINDHINPALGWGWVIATCLANMIFIMPQFSLCYDALDKNLLPDLIDGSVTSKWVVSIILLLAGGFVVLLNTRGGTGAKIFDVLLKLLVGMVVICFFGVVALMAYQGVLNWGEIFAGFIPDLSQLSSPTGNLALLVDQASDAHREFFRNRIVKDQSAVMIGAAATAVGINMTFLLPYSMLARGWDRPFRGLARFDLSTGMAIPYIIVTSCVVIASGARFNGSNYNDPKVDPYWLSSDPAEVAKSPIISGATAVITPLLKETYADKYAEIAANDADQTPLEIADEQKKLTASLAPEYLTTLNESERLIVASLVQRNADQLSEALAPLLGKQTARLIFGLGVFGMGFSTIIILMLINGYAFTEMLGAKAGGAPHVIGCVVAGLAGASWVIAWTGEAKIWLAIVASSFAILLLPIAYTTFFLMMNSKRILGNQKPTGISMVIWNVLMFVSVVGAFCAAGQSLWGKWTDKNPASALATNVVMGLAVAYILAVAIGFFLRKPEEATSDAAE from the coding sequence ATGTCCGAATCGAACGCTCCCGCTCCGTCGTCGCCCCAGGGTAAACACGCTCAGACAGACCGAGAAATCTTGCAGGAAGCTCACGAAAAGGGGACGATGGCGACGCTGTTCGCGTTCGTTCGCCTTTCGGGTCCAGGCTGGCTGCAAAGCGCGATCACGCTCGGCGGCGGATCGCTCGCTGGCGCTCTCTATCTCGGCTCGCTCGGCGGCGTCAACATGCTCTGGTTGCAGTTGATGGCGATCATCATGGGGGTCGTGATGCTCTCGGCGATCAGCTACGTCACCCTCTCGACCGGCAAAAAGCCGTTCGGCGAAATCAATGATCACATCAACCCAGCGCTCGGTTGGGGCTGGGTAATCGCGACCTGCCTGGCGAACATGATTTTCATCATGCCGCAGTTCTCGCTCTGCTATGACGCGCTCGATAAGAACCTGCTCCCGGATCTAATTGACGGCAGCGTTACCTCGAAATGGGTCGTGTCGATCATATTGTTGCTGGCCGGCGGCTTCGTCGTGCTGCTCAATACGCGCGGCGGAACCGGCGCGAAGATCTTTGACGTCCTGCTGAAGCTGTTGGTTGGGATGGTTGTGATCTGCTTCTTCGGGGTCGTTGCGTTGATGGCGTACCAAGGGGTGCTCAACTGGGGCGAGATCTTCGCGGGGTTCATTCCGGACCTCAGCCAACTTAGCTCACCGACTGGCAACCTAGCGTTGCTTGTTGACCAGGCGAGCGACGCCCATCGCGAGTTCTTCCGCAACCGCATCGTGAAAGACCAAAGCGCGGTGATGATCGGCGCCGCGGCGACGGCGGTCGGCATCAACATGACCTTCTTGCTTCCCTACTCGATGTTGGCTCGCGGTTGGGATCGCCCGTTCCGCGGATTGGCCCGCTTCGACTTGTCGACCGGCATGGCGATTCCCTACATCATCGTGACCAGCTGCGTGGTGATCGCGTCGGGCGCTCGCTTCAACGGCAGCAACTACAACGATCCGAAGGTCGATCCTTACTGGCTGAGCAGCGATCCGGCGGAAGTCGCCAAGTCGCCGATCATCAGCGGCGCCACGGCAGTGATCACTCCTTTGCTGAAGGAAACCTACGCCGACAAATATGCCGAAATCGCCGCGAACGACGCCGATCAGACTCCGCTCGAGATAGCGGACGAACAAAAGAAGCTGACCGCTTCGCTGGCGCCGGAGTATCTGACGACCCTGAATGAGTCGGAGCGACTGATCGTCGCGTCGCTGGTGCAGCGTAACGCCGATCAGCTGTCCGAGGCGCTCGCGCCGCTGCTGGGCAAGCAGACCGCTCGCCTGATCTTCGGCCTCGGCGTCTTCGGCATGGGTTTCTCGACGATCATCATTCTGATGCTGATCAACGGCTATGCGTTTACCGAAATGCTGGGCGCCAAAGCAGGCGGGGCTCCGCACGTCATCGGCTGCGTCGTCGCCGGTTTGGCTGGGGCTTCGTGGGTGATCGCGTGGACCGGCGAAGCGAAGATCTGGCTGGCGATCGTCGCGTCGAGCTTCGCGATCCTGCTGCTGCCGATCGCCTACACGACCTTCTTCCTGATGATGAACAGCAAGCGGATTCTGGGGAACCAGAAGCCGACCGGGATCTCCATGGTCATTTGGAACGTACTGATGTTCGTGTCGGTCGTCGGCGCTTTCTGCGCTGCCGGACAATCGCTGTGGGGCAAATGGACCGACAAGAATCCGGCCAGCGCTCTGGCCACCAATGTGGTGATGGGCTTGGCGGTCGCCTACATCCTGGCGGTCGCCATTGGATTTTTCCTCCGCAAACCGGAGGAAGCTACCTCCGACGCTGCGGAATAG
- a CDS encoding NAD(P)/FAD-dependent oxidoreductase gives MAEKVVIIGSGPAGWTAAIYAARAEIQPLVFEGAPLQEHFDVGRGPLGQLAMTTEVENFPGFPSGDLSAYLDNAIEPELRQYMAPHMKHGVSGPELMELMRQQAKNFGTRIIGDDIVEVDFDVRPFRLTTREGDTIEAHSVIVATGARANYLGLPSEAKFKNRGVSACAVCDGALPRFRGQPCIVVGGGDSAVEEADYMAKFASKVYLVHRRDELRASKIMAERAEKNPKIEIVWNSVVEEVLGDDENGVTGARLKNVVEDSSKVYDATGFFLGIGHTPNTDFLEGKLEMNDKNYLKWTVPFRTNTSVEGVFAAGDVADDNYRQAVTAAGSGCMAALDAERYLAAQGHH, from the coding sequence GTGGCCGAGAAAGTCGTCATCATTGGAAGTGGGCCTGCCGGGTGGACAGCGGCGATTTACGCCGCCCGAGCGGAAATTCAACCTCTCGTCTTTGAAGGGGCGCCGCTCCAGGAACATTTTGACGTTGGTCGCGGGCCGCTCGGTCAGCTGGCGATGACGACCGAAGTCGAGAATTTCCCGGGCTTTCCGTCCGGCGACCTGAGCGCATACCTCGATAACGCCATCGAACCGGAACTCCGCCAGTACATGGCCCCCCACATGAAACATGGCGTCAGCGGTCCGGAGCTGATGGAGCTGATGCGCCAGCAGGCGAAGAACTTTGGCACCCGGATCATCGGCGACGACATCGTCGAAGTCGACTTTGACGTTCGCCCGTTCCGCCTGACGACGCGCGAAGGGGACACGATCGAGGCACACTCGGTGATCGTCGCGACCGGCGCCCGGGCGAATTACCTCGGCCTGCCGTCGGAAGCGAAGTTCAAAAACCGCGGCGTCAGCGCTTGTGCGGTCTGCGATGGCGCGTTGCCGCGATTCCGCGGTCAGCCCTGCATCGTCGTTGGCGGCGGCGACTCGGCGGTGGAAGAAGCTGATTACATGGCCAAATTCGCGTCGAAGGTCTATCTGGTCCACCGCCGCGATGAGCTGCGAGCCTCGAAGATCATGGCCGAACGAGCGGAGAAAAACCCGAAAATCGAGATCGTCTGGAACTCGGTCGTCGAGGAAGTCCTGGGCGATGACGAGAACGGCGTGACCGGCGCTCGCCTGAAGAACGTGGTCGAAGATTCGTCGAAGGTCTACGACGCGACCGGCTTCTTCCTCGGTATCGGCCACACGCCGAACACCGACTTCCTGGAAGGGAAGCTGGAAATGAACGACAAGAATTACCTCAAATGGACGGTTCCGTTCCGGACCAACACCAGCGTCGAAGGGGTCTTCGCTGCAGGGGACGTCGCCGACGACAACTATCGCCAAGCGGTCACCGCCGCGGGTAGCGGTTGTATGGCGGCTCTCGACGCCGAGCGCTATCTGGCCGCGCAAGGTCACCACTAA
- a CDS encoding TRAFAC clade GTPase domain-containing protein has translation MVRKALVAMESYRLAQYAVPISCYICGGDNNYDVELCRHCSAPMALSHQANTQGIEPGMIAVLGTAAAGKTVYLGMLLDMLTRRNNRVQVLARGAFSITLQQRTMAALAASAFPDKTPNEPDRWNWVHCQAKLPSHKRPIELIMPDMAGEAILEEVDHPHSYPAINSFLKKCAGVLLLVDTERIEDGSQEQNYFMMKLITYLSEQSQKKKRGKCTRPMAIVFSKADQCDPCFANPDRYARDRTPNLWQQIGERFSTVGFFASSVTGACSQRLDHGSKINVPLRIEPRGIVEPFEWLIRKV, from the coding sequence ATGGTACGCAAAGCTCTCGTAGCGATGGAATCGTATCGCTTAGCGCAATACGCAGTTCCGATTTCGTGTTACATCTGCGGCGGCGACAACAACTACGACGTCGAACTCTGTCGGCACTGCTCGGCGCCGATGGCCTTGTCGCATCAAGCGAATACCCAGGGGATTGAGCCCGGCATGATCGCCGTGCTCGGCACCGCGGCGGCCGGTAAAACGGTCTACCTCGGCATGTTGCTCGACATGCTGACTCGCCGAAACAATCGCGTGCAAGTTCTCGCCCGCGGCGCGTTTTCGATTACCCTTCAGCAGCGAACGATGGCGGCGCTCGCCGCGTCGGCGTTCCCTGACAAGACGCCGAACGAACCGGATCGTTGGAATTGGGTTCACTGTCAGGCAAAGCTGCCTAGCCACAAACGCCCGATCGAACTGATCATGCCTGACATGGCGGGGGAAGCGATCCTGGAAGAAGTCGACCATCCTCACTCGTACCCGGCAATTAATTCTTTCCTGAAAAAGTGCGCCGGCGTTTTGCTGTTGGTCGACACCGAACGCATTGAAGATGGTTCGCAGGAACAGAACTACTTCATGATGAAGTTGATCACCTACCTCAGCGAACAGTCGCAAAAGAAGAAACGAGGCAAGTGCACGCGCCCGATGGCGATCGTCTTCTCCAAAGCGGATCAGTGCGACCCCTGCTTCGCCAATCCCGATCGGTATGCGCGGGATCGGACTCCGAATCTCTGGCAGCAAATCGGCGAACGCTTTTCGACGGTCGGCTTTTTCGCTTCGAGCGTGACCGGCGCCTGTTCGCAGCGTCTCGATCATGGCAGCAAGATCAACGTGCCGCTGCGGATCGAGCCGCGTGGGATCGTCGAGCCATTCGAGTGGCTGATCCGCAAAGTTTAA
- a CDS encoding rhodanese-like domain-containing protein, which yields MTIRTNITLVAIALLCVMASQAQAEDLKKLLERFKKDEIVLLDVREEVEWKKGHLEGAVLAPFSKIAFDPECKKIIAALPEGKDVYTYSNAGKRAYFAANYLSERNGQPATALKVTMQAMISAGFEEADLRPKGFLEQVKEQEAKDLGKK from the coding sequence ATGACGATTCGCACGAATATCACGCTCGTAGCGATTGCGCTGCTCTGCGTCATGGCCAGCCAGGCCCAAGCGGAAGATCTGAAGAAGTTGCTCGAGCGTTTCAAGAAGGACGAGATCGTCCTGCTCGACGTGCGCGAAGAAGTGGAATGGAAGAAGGGACATCTGGAAGGGGCCGTTCTGGCGCCCTTCTCGAAGATCGCCTTCGATCCCGAATGCAAAAAGATCATCGCCGCCCTGCCGGAAGGGAAAGACGTCTACACCTACAGCAACGCTGGCAAGCGAGCCTACTTCGCGGCGAATTATCTCTCAGAACGAAACGGCCAACCGGCGACCGCGCTAAAAGTGACGATGCAAGCGATGATCTCCGCCGGCTTCGAAGAAGCCGACCTGCGTCCGAAAGGTTTTCTGGAGCAGGTCAAAGAGCAAGAAGCGAAAGATCTGGGCAAGAAATAG
- a CDS encoding GAP1-N2 domain-containing protein — MAVTIQQAIFTSAQTSRLDGYQLVAASNGVTPEDSRELAAWCPAHDAMLRDDLAAYSVNFHPVSATRYCVSRTINGQTEYSGRGGRQVYTHCLLIDAPQFAQFANNPFHLLAAATVDANLSWRSSLPSELKEIKLVPAGKPVDLALFKQSQTSRIPYLMTAWFQEALDKPRLALTGYGGDESLFAQFFNLTPVNLRPLFSFSTGLRYSPRRPFRFLGLEGNHEEQRRAVRGEGLALLDLANPPMNGDRLRNAWATWILVALRTNLPASAVKLLSQADPDLDISQLDPLGQKLRLQLLSMEEDETQIAAEMEREEVDEPAMAATANPPTTDGVRKIVRSHAPHPAHSRATSSARLVQIAGPLPSSQIEGISLQEQQRLAQLDELVAGALTGSIESLAQLQNVWPEIASQLPPSLRSDVQERYLAYAVIAWKKLNDRRVNRNPQTAASLLDVLSLIFSSAP, encoded by the coding sequence ATGGCCGTTACAATTCAACAAGCGATTTTCACCTCGGCGCAAACGTCGCGTCTGGACGGCTACCAGTTGGTGGCCGCCAGCAATGGAGTCACCCCCGAAGACTCCCGCGAACTCGCCGCCTGGTGCCCGGCCCACGACGCGATGCTTCGCGACGACTTGGCCGCTTACAGCGTCAACTTTCATCCGGTCAGCGCAACGCGTTATTGCGTCTCGCGGACTATCAACGGACAAACCGAGTACAGCGGCCGCGGCGGTCGCCAGGTCTACACCCATTGCCTGTTGATTGATGCGCCGCAGTTCGCTCAGTTCGCGAACAATCCGTTTCACCTGCTTGCCGCGGCGACAGTCGACGCCAATCTCAGTTGGCGAAGTTCGCTGCCGTCGGAACTGAAAGAGATCAAGTTGGTCCCTGCCGGCAAGCCGGTCGATCTGGCGCTCTTCAAACAGTCGCAGACGTCGCGGATCCCGTACCTGATGACCGCTTGGTTTCAGGAAGCGCTTGACAAGCCGCGGCTGGCGCTAACGGGCTACGGCGGCGACGAAAGTCTCTTCGCCCAGTTCTTCAACCTGACGCCGGTCAACTTGCGGCCCCTTTTCTCCTTCTCCACTGGGCTCCGCTATTCGCCGCGGCGTCCATTCCGTTTCCTGGGATTGGAAGGAAACCATGAAGAGCAACGCCGCGCCGTTCGCGGCGAAGGACTCGCGTTGCTCGACCTTGCCAATCCGCCGATGAACGGCGATCGTTTGCGCAACGCGTGGGCGACTTGGATCCTGGTGGCCCTGCGGACCAACTTGCCTGCGTCGGCGGTCAAATTGCTCAGCCAGGCCGATCCCGATCTCGACATATCGCAGCTTGATCCGCTCGGCCAAAAGTTGCGTTTGCAGCTTCTTTCGATGGAAGAAGACGAAACGCAAATCGCCGCCGAAATGGAGCGAGAAGAGGTCGATGAACCGGCGATGGCCGCTACCGCCAATCCCCCGACGACCGATGGAGTGCGGAAGATCGTCCGAAGTCACGCGCCCCATCCCGCCCATTCGCGAGCGACCAGTTCAGCACGACTCGTGCAAATCGCCGGTCCCTTGCCTTCGTCCCAGATCGAGGGGATCTCGCTGCAAGAACAGCAGCGACTAGCGCAACTCGACGAACTGGTCGCAGGGGCACTGACCGGCAGCATCGAGTCTCTGGCCCAACTGCAAAACGTCTGGCCGGAGATCGCCAGCCAACTTCCCCCGTCGCTCCGTAGCGACGTGCAGGAGCGATACCTCGCGTACGCGGTGATCGCTTGGAAGAAGCTGAACGACCGCCGCGTCAATCGCAACCCGCAAACGGCAGCGAGCTTGCTCGATGTGCTGTCGTTGATCTTTTCGTCGGCGCCGTAG
- the fliM gene encoding flagellar motor switch protein FliM, translating into MGNDNVLSQAEVESLLSAMEASGPKKTETAAPAAQASVQSLAASAVPTEDITRPSRPREKITPYDFKRPERVGKEQMRALQSMHEGFGRNFGAALSGLLRNIVEVKLTSVDQLTYSEFIFSLENPSCFNLLTASPLEGNLILDINPSILYPIIDRLLGGGKESSPVSRRPLTEIELTLVSRITSLFLRELRIAWENVLELQLHVVRVESNPQLVQIVPPNEVVVLISFELTIGDVRGMMNLCIPFNSIERIGGKLTANTWFAYGSSEINDESRQALSTQIDGASVELGVTLAETTITTEDLLELRVGDVITTNKDSREPLQVSVNGVTKFLAYPGAYKGRKAIQVDAILPPKNQKPPQPKMPTSPPQPPQPAKPPGKK; encoded by the coding sequence ATGGGCAACGACAATGTACTGAGCCAAGCGGAGGTCGAAAGTCTGCTAAGCGCCATGGAGGCGAGTGGGCCGAAGAAGACCGAAACCGCTGCGCCTGCCGCTCAAGCGAGTGTGCAAAGTCTCGCCGCTTCGGCCGTTCCGACCGAAGATATCACGCGGCCGTCGCGCCCCCGCGAAAAGATCACCCCGTATGACTTCAAGCGTCCCGAGCGGGTCGGCAAAGAACAGATGCGGGCCCTGCAGTCGATGCATGAAGGGTTCGGGCGTAACTTTGGCGCGGCTCTTTCCGGTCTGTTGCGCAACATTGTCGAAGTGAAGCTGACAAGCGTCGACCAGCTGACCTACAGCGAATTCATTTTCAGTCTCGAGAATCCCAGCTGTTTCAACCTGCTGACCGCGAGTCCGCTGGAAGGAAATTTGATTCTCGACATCAATCCGTCGATTCTCTACCCGATCATCGACCGTTTGCTGGGCGGCGGCAAAGAGAGCAGCCCCGTTTCACGTCGCCCGCTGACCGAGATCGAGCTGACCCTCGTTTCGCGGATCACCAGTCTATTCCTGCGGGAGCTGCGAATCGCGTGGGAAAACGTCCTCGAATTGCAGCTGCACGTCGTTCGGGTCGAAAGCAATCCGCAACTCGTCCAGATCGTCCCGCCGAACGAAGTGGTCGTTTTGATCAGCTTCGAGCTGACGATCGGCGACGTTCGGGGCATGATGAACTTGTGCATCCCGTTCAACTCGATCGAGCGAATCGGCGGCAAGTTGACCGCGAACACCTGGTTCGCCTACGGCAGTTCGGAAATCAACGACGAGTCGCGTCAGGCGCTCAGTACGCAGATTGACGGCGCGTCGGTCGAGTTAGGCGTGACCTTGGCCGAAACGACGATCACCACCGAAGATCTGCTCGAACTGCGAGTCGGCGACGTGATCACGACCAACAAAGATTCGCGCGAGCCGCTGCAAGTAAGCGTCAACGGCGTCACGAAGTTTCTGGCCTATCCGGGCGCGTACAAGGGACGCAAAGCGATCCAGGTCGACGCAATCCTACCGCCGAAAAACCAAAAGCCGCCGCAGCCCAAAATGCCGACCAGCCCGCCCCAGCCGCCGCAACCAGCGAAACCGCCGGGGAAGAAGTAG
- a CDS encoding glutamate-5-semialdehyde dehydrogenase, translated as MSILENQDLAQYCLETALQAKEASAALALVSGAQKNGWLRESAKRLRAAEKAIIAANALDLAAAPQFGLTAAEIDRLKLDSKRIEGIASGLEQIAMLEDPIGRVIDSSVRPNGLDIQKIRVPLGVVFFIYESRPNVTADAAAICVKSGNAVILRGGKEAAHSSRAIVEVMQDCALDYDIPPSAVQLVNTADRAAVGHFLKLNQYIDVAIPRGGEGLIRRVADEATMPVIKHFNGNCHVYVDRDADLDMAMSITVNSKCHRYGVCNAAESLVVHQDVADQFLPAIGAALIERGVEIRGDSTTQSLILKAKAATDEDFAAEYLGPIISVKVVESLDAAIRHINLYSSKHTESIVTRNLAAAREFASRIDSSAVMINASTRFNDGGEFGLGAEIGISTDKFHARGPCGLEALTSYKYVVYGDGQIRS; from the coding sequence ATGTCGATTCTCGAGAACCAAGATCTGGCCCAGTACTGTCTGGAAACCGCGCTCCAAGCGAAAGAGGCGTCGGCCGCTTTGGCTTTGGTCTCTGGCGCACAAAAGAACGGCTGGCTGCGAGAATCGGCCAAGCGGCTCCGCGCCGCCGAAAAGGCGATCATCGCCGCCAACGCACTCGACCTGGCCGCGGCTCCTCAGTTTGGCCTGACCGCCGCCGAGATCGATCGCTTGAAGCTCGACAGCAAACGGATCGAGGGAATCGCCAGTGGGCTTGAGCAGATCGCGATGCTCGAAGATCCGATCGGCCGCGTGATCGATTCGTCGGTTCGCCCGAACGGTCTCGACATCCAAAAGATCCGCGTTCCTCTCGGGGTCGTCTTTTTCATCTACGAGTCGCGCCCCAACGTCACCGCCGACGCTGCGGCCATTTGCGTGAAGAGCGGCAATGCGGTGATTTTACGCGGCGGCAAAGAAGCGGCTCACTCGTCGCGGGCGATCGTCGAAGTGATGCAAGATTGCGCTCTCGACTACGATATTCCGCCGTCCGCCGTCCAGTTGGTCAACACGGCCGATCGCGCCGCCGTCGGGCACTTCCTCAAACTGAATCAATACATCGACGTCGCGATTCCTCGCGGCGGGGAAGGGCTGATCCGCCGCGTCGCCGACGAAGCGACGATGCCGGTGATCAAGCACTTCAACGGCAACTGCCATGTCTACGTCGATCGCGACGCCGATCTCGACATGGCGATGTCGATCACCGTCAACAGCAAGTGCCATCGCTACGGCGTCTGCAACGCCGCCGAATCGCTGGTCGTTCACCAGGACGTGGCCGATCAGTTTTTACCGGCGATTGGCGCGGCTTTAATTGAACGGGGAGTAGAGATCCGCGGCGATTCGACGACGCAGTCGCTGATTCTCAAGGCGAAAGCGGCGACCGACGAAGATTTCGCCGCGGAGTATCTCGGCCCGATCATCAGCGTGAAAGTGGTCGAGTCGCTCGACGCGGCGATTCGCCACATCAACCTTTACAGCTCGAAACATACCGAGTCGATCGTCACACGCAACCTGGCGGCGGCTCGCGAATTCGCCTCGCGAATCGACAGCTCGGCGGTGATGATCAACGCGAGCACGCGATTCAACGACGGCGGAGAGTTCGGCCTGGGCGCCGAGATCGGGATCAGCACCGACAAGTTCCATGCTCGCGGACCGTGCGGGCTGGAGGCGCTCACCAGTTACAAATACGTGGTTTACGGCGACGGCCAGATACGCTCGTAA
- a CDS encoding formylglycine-generating enzyme family protein — MLFFKQHWMTLTIGVALGALGIAWLAGFWQVVLGVVAVAAVAAILRRVLRSRRQAEAASVSVARPQRPKTRTEPEPTDTDALARLMLEQGRYALLLRPQIAANLPAKLLDQARQAFDDLMTIVPEGDVLVGRAKGDEEQTQSYSGNLVRVEAVYLDRYQVTNEEFQEFVNAGGYEQMPLWDPEIWPAVLDFVDQSGLPGPRYWRNGKFIEGEDRHPVVGVCWYEAAAYARWVGKRLPSDPEWIKAGAWPVPLPGAEPIQRRFPWGESMDQGRANLWGSGPEHVVPVEQYGPGASVGGCHQLIGNVWEWTSSRFGAWRAPSNQLVMDSAMRSLRGGAFDTYFDHQASCDYQSGDKAIARKHNIGFRCAVSFCDILSDDESFDPAENEVELEAAAAAGGEN; from the coding sequence ATGCTCTTCTTCAAACAACACTGGATGACGTTGACGATCGGCGTCGCCCTCGGCGCGCTCGGTATCGCCTGGCTGGCGGGATTCTGGCAAGTCGTTCTTGGAGTCGTCGCCGTCGCCGCGGTAGCCGCGATCTTGCGCCGCGTCCTTCGCAGTCGCCGCCAGGCGGAAGCTGCGTCGGTAAGCGTAGCGCGCCCCCAAAGACCGAAAACTCGTACCGAGCCAGAGCCTACCGATACGGACGCTCTGGCTCGCTTGATGTTGGAACAAGGGCGATACGCGTTGCTGCTCCGTCCGCAAATCGCCGCGAATCTTCCCGCCAAATTGCTCGATCAGGCCCGTCAGGCGTTCGACGACCTAATGACGATCGTCCCGGAAGGGGACGTGCTGGTCGGTCGGGCCAAAGGGGACGAAGAACAGACGCAGAGTTACAGCGGCAACCTGGTCCGAGTCGAAGCGGTTTATCTTGATCGCTATCAAGTGACCAACGAGGAATTCCAGGAGTTCGTCAACGCCGGCGGCTACGAACAAATGCCGCTGTGGGATCCGGAAATCTGGCCGGCCGTGCTCGACTTCGTCGATCAGTCGGGGCTGCCAGGTCCGCGTTACTGGCGAAACGGAAAGTTTATCGAAGGGGAAGATCGCCATCCGGTGGTCGGCGTCTGCTGGTACGAAGCGGCCGCTTACGCTCGCTGGGTCGGCAAGCGACTCCCGTCGGATCCGGAATGGATCAAGGCCGGAGCCTGGCCGGTACCGTTGCCTGGCGCCGAACCAATTCAACGTCGATTTCCTTGGGGCGAATCGATGGATCAAGGTCGGGCAAACCTGTGGGGCAGCGGTCCGGAGCATGTCGTTCCCGTCGAACAGTACGGACCAGGGGCAAGCGTCGGCGGTTGTCATCAACTGATCGGCAACGTCTGGGAGTGGACCTCCAGTCGCTTCGGCGCCTGGCGAGCGCCCAGCAATCAACTGGTGATGGATAGTGCGATGCGCAGCCTTCGCGGCGGCGCCTTCGACACCTATTTCGATCATCAAGCTTCGTGCGACTATCAAAGCGGCGATAAGGCGATCGCTCGCAAGCACAACATCGGGTTCCGCTGTGCGGTCAGCTTTTGCGACATCTTGTCGGACGACGAGTCGTTCGATCCGGCAGAAAACGAAGTAGAACTAGAAGCCGCCGCTGCGGCTGGTGGGGAGAATTAA
- the asnS gene encoding asparagine--tRNA ligase, producing the protein MQKISVRTALSADQVGNQVTLEGWVRTRRDSKAGFSFIELNDGSCMGNIQVVADGKLDNYESEVKKLSPGCSLRVVGEIVASQGKGQTTEVQASEIHVYGWADVETYPLQKKRHTMEKLREWAHLRPRTNTFGAVFRVRNCVSRSIHNFFQERGFLYVHTPIITASDCEGAGEMFKVTTLDLEAPPKTGGKVDYTQDFFERPSFLTVSGQLEGEIFATALGNIYTFGPTFRAENSNTSRHLAEFWMVEPEMAFVDLEGNMQVAEDFIKRIISDVLRDCGDDLQFFNDRIDDTVLSTLTSMADSEFLRVSYTDAIDILLKSGQKFDYKVEWGTDLQSEHERFLTEVHFKQPVILHDYPRTIKPFYMRCNEDGKTVRAMDVLAPKVGEIIGGSQREERLDVLEGRMQEQGLNPADYWWYLELRKYGTIPHSGFGLGLERILQFITGMGNIRDVIPFPRTPGSAEF; encoded by the coding sequence ATGCAAAAAATCTCGGTTCGCACCGCTCTCTCGGCCGATCAGGTCGGCAATCAGGTCACGCTCGAAGGTTGGGTTCGCACGCGTCGCGACAGCAAGGCCGGCTTCAGTTTCATCGAACTGAACGATGGCAGTTGCATGGGGAACATCCAGGTCGTCGCCGACGGCAAGCTCGACAACTATGAGTCGGAAGTGAAGAAGCTCTCCCCTGGTTGCAGCCTGCGTGTCGTCGGCGAGATCGTCGCGTCGCAAGGGAAAGGGCAAACGACCGAAGTCCAAGCGAGCGAAATCCACGTCTACGGTTGGGCCGACGTCGAGACCTATCCGCTGCAAAAGAAGCGGCACACGATGGAGAAGCTGCGCGAATGGGCTCACCTGCGTCCGCGCACCAACACGTTTGGCGCCGTCTTCCGCGTGCGGAATTGCGTCTCGCGTTCGATCCACAACTTTTTCCAGGAACGGGGCTTCCTCTACGTTCACACGCCGATCATCACCGCGTCGGACTGCGAAGGCGCCGGCGAGATGTTCAAAGTGACGACGCTCGACCTGGAAGCGCCGCCGAAGACCGGCGGCAAAGTCGACTACACGCAAGACTTCTTCGAGCGGCCGTCGTTCCTGACTGTAAGCGGTCAGCTGGAAGGTGAAATCTTTGCGACCGCGCTGGGGAACATCTACACCTTCGGCCCGACCTTCCGTGCGGAGAACTCCAACACGTCGCGGCACCTGGCCGAGTTCTGGATGGTCGAGCCGGAAATGGCGTTCGTCGACCTGGAAGGAAACATGCAGGTCGCCGAAGACTTCATTAAGCGAATCATCTCCGACGTGTTGCGCGACTGCGGCGACGACCTGCAGTTCTTCAACGATCGGATCGACGACACGGTACTGTCAACGCTTACTTCGATGGCCGACAGCGAGTTCCTGCGGGTCAGCTATACCGACGCGATCGACATCCTGCTAAAGAGCGGGCAGAAGTTCGACTACAAGGTCGAGTGGGGAACCGACCTGCAATCGGAGCACGAACGCTTCTTGACCGAAGTCCACTTCAAACAGCCGGTCATCCTGCACGATTATCCCCGCACAATTAAACCGTTCTACATGCGTTGCAATGAAGACGGCAAAACGGTGCGAGCGATGGACGTATTGGCCCCCAAAGTGGGCGAAATCATCGGCGGCAGCCAGCGCGAGGAACGATTAGACGTGCTGGAAGGACGAATGCAGGAGCAAGGACTCAATCCAGCCGATTATTGGTGGTATCTGGAACTGCGGAAATACGGCACGATCCCCCACTCCGGCTTTGGACTAGGGCTCGAGCGCATCCTACAGTTCATTACCGGCATGGGTAACATCCGCGATGTGATCCCCTTCCCGCGTACGCCGGGAAGCGCCGAGTTTTAG